In the genome of Pseudomonas protegens, one region contains:
- the nthA gene encoding nitrile hydratase subunit alpha has protein sequence MTTDAKNTSTPGERAQALLQVLKQKDLIPDGYIEHMTQLMAHQWSPQNGARVVAKAWVDPQFRELLLKDGTAACAQFGYTGPQGEYIVALEDTPSVKNVIVCSLCSCTNWPVLGLPPEWYKGFEFRARLVREGRTVLRELGTELSDEVTIKVWDTSAESRYLVLPVRPQGSESMDEEALRQLITKDVLIGVALPRVA, from the coding sequence ATGACCACAGATGCAAAAAACACATCAACCCCAGGCGAGCGAGCACAGGCGTTACTGCAAGTGCTCAAGCAGAAGGACCTGATCCCCGACGGTTACATCGAGCACATGACACAACTGATGGCGCACCAATGGAGCCCGCAGAACGGTGCTCGGGTGGTGGCCAAGGCCTGGGTCGACCCGCAGTTTCGCGAACTGCTGCTCAAGGACGGCACCGCTGCCTGCGCCCAATTTGGCTATACCGGCCCGCAGGGTGAATACATCGTTGCCCTGGAAGACACGCCCAGCGTGAAAAACGTGATTGTGTGCAGCCTGTGCTCCTGCACCAACTGGCCGGTCCTGGGCTTGCCGCCGGAGTGGTACAAGGGCTTCGAGTTCCGCGCCCGACTGGTTCGCGAAGGGCGCACCGTCCTGCGGGAACTGGGCACCGAGCTGTCGGACGAAGTCACCATCAAGGTGTGGGACACCAGCGCCGAAAGCCGCTACCTGGTACTGCCTGTACGGCCGCAGGGCAGTGAGTCCATGGATGAAGAGGCCCTTCGACAATTGATCACCAAGGATGTCCTGATCGGCGTGGCGCTACCGCGCGTGGCCTGA
- a CDS encoding MerR family transcriptional regulator has product MLTIGQMARCHSLTTKTLRHYDSIGLFTPALTGRDNGYRYYSPEQIVTLGRIVWLRQLGMSLEDIRTLADQGGLDSVLHMQQSLQDHARQLESEIARSQKVLDHLQRYLAQPQRQIPAPQTPEKVLLAPLRIIGMAWQQGDPGSIAELWQRFEPREQEIQRLADPVGTYGICQPLDDGHWRYIAGLPVAADAPLVPGMVELEIPGRHYARVEHHGTVQTLPETFRAAYSEWLPAAGLRPIEALEFEYSGERFLGPLNPHSVVELYIPLSA; this is encoded by the coding sequence ATGCTCACCATCGGCCAAATGGCTCGCTGCCACAGCCTCACCACCAAGACCCTGCGCCACTACGACAGCATCGGCCTGTTCACCCCGGCCCTCACCGGCCGCGACAACGGCTACCGCTACTACAGCCCGGAACAGATCGTGACCCTGGGGCGCATCGTCTGGCTGCGGCAACTGGGCATGTCCCTGGAAGACATCCGCACGCTGGCGGACCAGGGCGGCCTGGACAGCGTGCTGCACATGCAGCAATCACTGCAGGACCACGCCCGACAGCTGGAAAGCGAGATTGCCCGCAGCCAGAAAGTGCTCGACCACCTGCAACGCTATCTGGCGCAACCGCAACGCCAGATTCCGGCACCGCAAACGCCGGAAAAAGTGCTCCTGGCGCCGCTACGGATCATCGGCATGGCCTGGCAGCAGGGGGATCCAGGCTCCATCGCCGAACTCTGGCAGCGCTTCGAACCCCGTGAACAGGAGATCCAGCGACTGGCCGACCCCGTTGGCACTTACGGTATCTGCCAACCTCTGGACGACGGCCATTGGCGCTACATCGCCGGCCTGCCGGTGGCCGCCGACGCGCCCTTGGTGCCGGGCATGGTGGAGCTGGAAATCCCCGGCCGCCACTACGCCCGGGTCGAGCATCACGGCACGGTACAAACCCTGCCGGAAACCTTCCGCGCCGCCTACAGCGAATGGCTGCCCGCCGCCGGGCTGCGGCCCATCGAAGCCCTGGAGTTCGAGTACAGCGGCGAACGCTTTCTCGGCCCGCTGAATCCCCACAGCGTGGTGGAGCTGTATATCCCGTTGAGCGCCTGA
- a CDS encoding GNAT family N-acetyltransferase has protein sequence MAVAFRPAEDADIPRICTFARNPEELFFFFPAATWPLTHDQLRDSIAQRSDSTVIELDGQVVGFANFYRWEKDGTCTIGNVIVDPEARGLGLGAQLIGQMIEIARSQHQASEVTLSCFNSNVAGLLLYPKLGFVPFAIEERKNKQQERLALIHLRYSPS, from the coding sequence ATGGCTGTTGCCTTTCGCCCGGCAGAAGACGCCGACATCCCGCGTATCTGCACTTTTGCGCGTAATCCCGAAGAGCTGTTTTTCTTCTTTCCCGCCGCCACCTGGCCGCTGACCCACGACCAGTTGCGCGACTCCATCGCCCAGCGCAGCGACTCGACGGTGATCGAGTTGGATGGGCAGGTGGTGGGTTTTGCCAATTTTTATCGTTGGGAAAAGGACGGCACCTGCACCATCGGCAACGTGATCGTCGACCCCGAAGCGCGCGGCCTGGGCCTGGGTGCGCAGTTGATCGGGCAGATGATCGAGATCGCCCGCAGCCAGCACCAGGCCAGCGAGGTGACCCTGTCCTGCTTCAACAGCAATGTGGCGGGTTTGCTGCTTTATCCGAAGCTGGGGTTTGTGCCTTTTGCCATTGAAGAGCGCAAGAACAAGCAGCAGGAAAGGTTGGCGCTGATCCATCTGCGCTACAGCCCGAGCTGA
- a CDS encoding GNAT family N-acetyltransferase, with translation MNEIAANLDLPGLSPRRLTPQDLELICRHRQTMFLDAGQDLCTLQLMTEHFRPWLHERLEDGRYYGFALMDAEQSVASIGLMSIDWPPHPSHPTQDQRGYVLNVYVEPAYRKRGLASALMKLAEAEFSQRGLGFAVLHATEAGKPLYQGLGWAATSEMAKVLVG, from the coding sequence ATGAACGAAATTGCCGCCAACCTTGATCTCCCGGGCCTGAGCCCACGCCGCCTGACGCCCCAGGACCTTGAACTGATCTGCCGCCATCGCCAGACGATGTTTCTCGATGCGGGTCAGGACCTCTGCACCTTGCAGCTGATGACCGAGCACTTTCGCCCCTGGTTGCATGAACGCCTGGAGGACGGCCGCTACTACGGCTTCGCCTTGATGGACGCCGAGCAGAGCGTGGCCAGCATCGGCCTGATGAGCATCGACTGGCCGCCCCACCCTTCCCATCCAACCCAGGATCAGCGCGGCTACGTGCTCAACGTCTACGTCGAACCGGCCTACCGGAAGCGCGGCCTCGCGTCGGCGCTGATGAAACTGGCAGAGGCCGAGTTCAGCCAGCGCGGGCTGGGCTTTGCCGTGCTGCATGCAACCGAGGCCGGCAAGCCGCTGTATCAGGGGCTGGGTTGGGCGGCGACCAGTGAGATGGCGAAAGTGCTGGTAGGTTGA
- a CDS encoding GTP-binding protein, whose protein sequence is MIDGAQAGRLPVTVLSGFLGAGKTTLLNHILRNREGLRVAVIVNDMSEVNIDAEEVQRDVMLHRGRDELIEMSNGCICCTLRADLLEQISALARQQRFDYLLIESTGISEPMPVAETFAFLDAEGFSLSELARLDTLVTVVDGSRFQALLQSPDTLPLDDAQNNAPQRQLADLLIEQVEYANVILVNKLDLIDEPGYQAVHAILAGLNPSARIMPMTQGEVGLSSILGTHLFDLPSLAASPGWMRKMDTADTPASESDTYGVTSWVYRERAPFHPQRLFDFLQQPWRNGRLLRSKGYFWLASRHLETGLLVQSGQQFQWDYVGRWWNFIEQSNWPRDEYRLQSIMAKWDGIVGDCRQELVFIGQDLDTEALQRELDACLLSVQEIAAGPSTWQTLPGATAFDAHALSTRQTQSLPADPLTPGRGVA, encoded by the coding sequence ATGATTGACGGCGCCCAGGCGGGCCGACTGCCGGTGACCGTGCTTTCTGGCTTCCTCGGCGCCGGCAAGACCACCCTGCTCAACCACATCCTGCGCAATCGCGAAGGCCTGAGAGTGGCCGTCATCGTCAACGACATGAGCGAGGTCAATATCGATGCCGAAGAGGTGCAGCGCGACGTGATGCTGCACCGTGGTCGCGATGAGCTGATCGAAATGAGCAATGGCTGTATCTGCTGCACGCTGCGGGCCGACCTGCTCGAACAGATCAGCGCCCTGGCACGCCAGCAGCGCTTCGACTATCTGCTGATTGAGTCCACGGGGATCTCGGAGCCGATGCCGGTCGCCGAGACGTTCGCCTTCCTTGACGCCGAGGGCTTCAGCCTCAGCGAACTGGCGCGGCTCGACACCTTGGTCACGGTGGTCGACGGCAGTCGTTTTCAAGCGCTGCTGCAGTCACCGGACACCCTGCCCCTCGACGATGCCCAGAACAACGCGCCCCAACGCCAGCTGGCAGACCTGCTGATCGAGCAGGTGGAATACGCCAACGTCATTCTGGTCAACAAACTCGATCTGATCGACGAGCCTGGCTACCAGGCGGTGCATGCGATCCTCGCCGGCCTCAACCCCAGCGCACGGATCATGCCGATGACCCAGGGCGAGGTCGGGTTATCCAGCATCCTCGGCACGCACCTGTTTGATCTACCCAGCCTTGCCGCGTCGCCGGGCTGGATGCGCAAGATGGACACGGCGGACACACCGGCTTCCGAGTCCGACACCTATGGCGTGACATCCTGGGTGTACCGCGAGCGCGCCCCGTTTCACCCCCAGCGATTGTTCGACTTTCTCCAGCAGCCCTGGCGCAACGGGCGCCTGTTGCGCAGCAAGGGTTACTTCTGGCTCGCCAGCCGGCACCTGGAAACCGGCTTGCTGGTGCAAAGCGGCCAGCAGTTCCAGTGGGACTATGTCGGGCGCTGGTGGAACTTCATCGAGCAATCGAACTGGCCACGGGATGAATACCGCTTGCAGAGCATCATGGCCAAGTGGGACGGCATCGTCGGCGATTGCCGGCAGGAGTTGGTGTTCATCGGCCAGGACCTGGATACCGAGGCGCTGCAGCGCGAACTCGACGCCTGCCTGCTGAGTGTTCAGGAAATCGCCGCGGGCCCATCCACCTGGCAAACCCTGCCAGGGGCGACGGCGTTTGACGCCCATGCCTTGTCGACCCGCCAGACGCAATCCTTGCCGGCCGATCCATTGACCCCAGGTAGAGGTGTTGCATGA
- a CDS encoding DUF3077 domain-containing protein, which yields MTTQSPLTTLGEIRFSQCGEHPHPLFRVNADVPISDALEHASALLHLAKQFTLEAAMEPRCDRYAWAAHYLAEMGKALMDDVHATLSA from the coding sequence ATGACCACTCAATCGCCCCTGACCACCCTCGGTGAAATCCGCTTTTCCCAGTGCGGCGAGCACCCGCATCCGCTGTTTCGCGTGAATGCCGACGTGCCGATCAGCGACGCCCTCGAACACGCCTCGGCACTGTTGCATCTGGCAAAGCAATTCACCCTGGAGGCGGCCATGGAGCCGCGGTGCGACCGCTATGCTTGGGCGGCACACTACCTGGCAGAGATGGGCAAGGCACTGATGGACGACGTGCACGCCACGCTCTCTGCATGA
- a CDS encoding cytochrome-c peroxidase — MHACKWLLVFGLLLGSEVRGETPSEPILPVQPAKISDVAKVELGKQLFFDPRLSKSGFISCNSCHNLSMGGSDNLPTSIGHNWHQGPINSPTVLNSGLSFAQYWDGRAATLQEQASGPITNPGEMGFTHELAVEVLRSIPQYRASFKRVYGNDEIRFEDATNAIAAFEDTLVTPNAPFDRWLKGDKAAISPTALKGYQLFKSIGCVACHNGEAVGGGSFQKMGMIEPYVTQNPAQGVAGLTGKDADRMLFKVPTLRNVALTYPYFHDGAYWKLEEAVDVMARLQLGRKLGTEEVGQIVAFLETLTGDQPDFKLPILPPSSAQTPRPQPFN; from the coding sequence ATGCACGCTTGTAAGTGGTTACTTGTGTTCGGATTGCTGCTGGGGAGCGAGGTGCGGGGAGAGACGCCAAGCGAGCCGATTCTGCCGGTGCAGCCGGCGAAGATCAGCGATGTGGCCAAGGTGGAGTTGGGCAAGCAGCTGTTCTTCGACCCGCGCTTGTCCAAGTCCGGTTTCATTTCCTGCAACTCCTGCCACAACCTGAGCATGGGCGGCAGCGACAACCTGCCTACCTCCATCGGCCACAACTGGCATCAGGGGCCGATCAACTCGCCGACGGTGCTCAACTCCGGGCTGAGCTTTGCCCAATACTGGGATGGCCGCGCGGCCACGCTGCAGGAGCAGGCCAGCGGCCCGATCACCAACCCGGGGGAGATGGGCTTTACCCATGAACTGGCGGTGGAGGTGCTGCGCTCCATTCCGCAGTACCGGGCTTCGTTCAAGCGCGTGTATGGCAACGATGAGATCAGGTTCGAAGACGCCACCAACGCCATTGCCGCCTTCGAAGACACCCTGGTGACGCCCAATGCGCCGTTCGACCGCTGGCTCAAGGGTGACAAGGCGGCCATCAGCCCGACTGCGCTCAAGGGTTATCAACTGTTCAAGTCCATCGGCTGCGTGGCGTGCCACAACGGCGAGGCGGTGGGCGGCGGCTCGTTCCAAAAAATGGGCATGATCGAGCCCTACGTCACCCAGAACCCGGCCCAGGGCGTGGCCGGGCTGACCGGCAAGGACGCCGACCGCATGCTGTTCAAGGTGCCGACCCTGCGCAACGTGGCGCTGACCTATCCCTACTTCCACGACGGCGCCTACTGGAAGCTGGAAGAGGCGGTGGACGTGATGGCCCGCCTGCAATTGGGGCGCAAGCTGGGCACCGAGGAGGTCGGCCAGATCGTGGCCTTCCTTGAGACCCTGACCGGCGATCAACCGGACTTCAAGCTGCCGATCCTGCCGCCGTCCTCGGCGCAGACGCCGCGTCCGCAGCCGTTCAACTGA
- the ggt gene encoding gamma-glutamyltransferase, with translation MFSIFPPRHPSLLSVGLLAAALSLSACHNPPSSTALPAAPEIASGYRTDMQTRHADKHMAAAANPLAAEAGREMLRKGGSAIDAAIAMQAVLTLVEPQSSGIGGGAMIVLWDGKAVRTYDGRETAPAGATEKLFLQADGKPMPFPQAQIGGRSVGTPGVLRALEMAHQKHGRLPWAQLFEPAIRLAEQGFAISPRLHSMISADPFLARSPDMAAYFLNADGTPKAVGTLLKNPPLAAVLKRIAQEGPDALYTGPVAAEIVAKVQGHANPGSLSLNDLQGYRAKERAPLCSDYKRWQVCGMPPPSSGGVAVAQILGTLQALEQRDPRYALAQLKPQKTNLPAGLEPAPQAVHLIAEAERLAYADRGLYVADSDFVPVPVAGLIAPDYLAKRAALIGERSMGKAEPGKPQGIQVAYAPDRSPMRISTSQVVAVDDLGGAVSMTTTVEAAFGSHLMVQGFMLNNQLTDFSFIPEENGQKVANRVEPGKRPRSSMAPTLVFDRASGELLASVGSPGGSQIIEYVAKSLVGMLDWNLDPQAAVGLPNFGSRNGPTELETGQFSPALKQALKAQGHELNEIDMTSGTQAIVRVRDAQDKASWAGGADPWREGEALGD, from the coding sequence GTGTTCTCGATCTTCCCTCCCCGTCACCCCTCACTCCTCAGCGTCGGCCTGCTGGCCGCCGCCCTCAGCCTCAGCGCCTGCCACAACCCGCCTTCTTCCACCGCCCTGCCCGCCGCCCCGGAAATCGCCTCGGGCTACCGCACCGACATGCAGACCCGGCACGCCGACAAACACATGGCCGCCGCCGCCAACCCGCTGGCCGCCGAGGCCGGGCGCGAGATGCTGCGCAAAGGCGGCTCGGCCATCGATGCGGCGATTGCCATGCAAGCGGTGCTGACCCTGGTGGAGCCGCAGTCCTCGGGGATTGGCGGCGGCGCGATGATCGTGCTCTGGGACGGCAAGGCCGTGCGCACCTATGACGGCCGGGAAACCGCGCCGGCGGGCGCCACCGAAAAGCTCTTCCTGCAGGCGGACGGCAAGCCCATGCCCTTTCCCCAGGCGCAGATCGGCGGCCGCTCGGTGGGCACCCCGGGCGTATTGCGCGCCCTGGAAATGGCCCACCAGAAGCACGGGCGCCTGCCTTGGGCGCAATTGTTCGAACCGGCAATCCGCCTGGCCGAGCAAGGCTTCGCCATCTCGCCACGCCTGCACAGCATGATCAGCGCCGATCCGTTCCTGGCGCGCTCGCCGGACATGGCCGCGTACTTCCTGAATGCCGACGGCACGCCGAAAGCCGTGGGCACCTTGCTGAAAAATCCGCCGTTGGCCGCCGTGCTCAAGCGCATCGCCCAGGAAGGCCCGGACGCCCTGTACACAGGCCCGGTGGCCGCGGAAATCGTCGCCAAGGTCCAGGGCCACGCCAACCCCGGCAGCCTGTCGCTCAACGACCTGCAAGGCTACCGCGCCAAGGAACGCGCGCCGCTGTGCAGCGACTACAAGCGCTGGCAGGTGTGCGGCATGCCGCCGCCTTCATCGGGCGGTGTGGCGGTGGCGCAGATCCTCGGCACCCTGCAGGCTCTGGAACAGCGCGACCCGCGCTACGCCCTGGCCCAGCTCAAGCCGCAGAAAACCAACCTGCCCGCCGGCCTTGAGCCCGCGCCGCAAGCGGTGCACCTGATCGCCGAAGCCGAGCGCCTGGCCTATGCCGACCGCGGCCTGTACGTGGCCGACAGCGACTTCGTACCGGTGCCCGTGGCCGGCCTGATCGCCCCGGACTACCTGGCTAAACGCGCTGCACTGATTGGCGAACGCAGCATGGGCAAGGCCGAACCGGGCAAGCCCCAGGGCATCCAGGTGGCCTACGCACCGGATCGCTCGCCGATGCGCATCTCCACCTCGCAAGTGGTGGCGGTGGATGACCTGGGCGGCGCCGTATCGATGACCACCACCGTGGAAGCGGCCTTTGGTTCACACCTGATGGTCCAGGGCTTCATGCTCAACAACCAGCTGACCGACTTCTCCTTCATCCCCGAGGAAAACGGCCAGAAGGTGGCCAACCGCGTCGAACCGGGCAAGCGCCCGCGCTCGTCCATGGCGCCGACCCTGGTCTTCGACCGCGCCAGCGGCGAACTGCTGGCCAGCGTTGGCTCCCCCGGCGGCTCACAGATCATCGAGTACGTGGCCAAGTCGCTGGTCGGCATGCTCGACTGGAACCTCGACCCACAAGCCGCCGTCGGCCTGCCCAACTTCGGCAGCCGCAACGGCCCCACCGAACTGGAGACCGGCCAATTCAGCCCGGCGCTGAAACAGGCGCTGAAAGCCCAGGGTCATGAACTGAACGAGATCGACATGACCAGCGGTACCCAGGCCATCGTTCGCGTGCGTGATGCCCAGGACAAAGCCTCCTGGGCCGGCGGCGCCGATCCATGGCGCGAAGGGGAAGCGCTGGGGGATTGA
- a CDS encoding AraC family transcriptional regulator, whose translation MAKPTAVTDWVHRAPATRGLERIEAYFAGHGYDMHRHDTYAIGRTLRGVQSFQYRGGWRHSLPGATMVLHPDEAHDGEAGTHDGFHYRMLYVEPALIQRILGGQPLPFIAGGLSNDPRLSAATDALLRGLDSPLDPLEQEDALFDLAHALNSVSGITRSRQRLDYAAAQRARDYIHSALDRTLTLDELEAHSGRDRWSLSRDFRLLFGTSPYRYLSMRRLDLVRALLVQGQSLTQAALIAGFSDQSHMTRQFRQAYGLPPARWLKMLGR comes from the coding sequence ATGGCCAAGCCCACCGCTGTCACCGACTGGGTTCACCGCGCGCCGGCCACCCGGGGCCTGGAGCGCATCGAGGCGTATTTCGCCGGCCATGGCTATGACATGCACCGCCACGACACCTACGCCATCGGCCGCACCCTGCGCGGGGTGCAGAGCTTCCAGTACCGCGGCGGCTGGCGCCACAGCCTGCCGGGGGCAACCATGGTCCTGCACCCCGACGAAGCCCACGATGGCGAGGCCGGCACCCACGACGGTTTCCACTACCGCATGCTGTATGTCGAACCCGCGCTGATCCAGCGGATCCTCGGCGGCCAGCCCCTGCCCTTCATTGCCGGTGGCCTGTCCAACGATCCGCGGCTGTCCGCCGCCACCGACGCCTTGCTGCGCGGGCTCGACAGCCCCCTGGATCCGCTGGAACAGGAAGACGCCCTGTTCGACCTGGCCCACGCCCTGAACAGCGTGTCCGGCATCACCCGGTCGCGCCAGCGCCTGGACTATGCCGCCGCGCAACGGGCCCGGGACTACATCCACAGTGCCCTGGACCGGACCCTGACCCTGGACGAACTGGAGGCCCACAGCGGGCGCGACCGCTGGAGCCTGTCCCGGGACTTTCGCCTGCTGTTCGGCACCAGCCCCTATCGCTACCTGAGCATGCGCCGCCTGGACCTGGTCCGCGCCCTGCTGGTCCAGGGCCAGTCCCTGACCCAGGCGGCGCTGATCGCCGGGTTTTCCGACCAGAGCCACATGACCCGGCAGTTCCGCCAGGCTTACGGCCTGCCTCCGGCGCGCTGGCTGAAGATGCTCGGCCGCTGA
- a CDS encoding type II toxin-antitoxin system HigB family toxin: protein MRIIAVSQLKAFWEQYPDAEQPLLAWIDEARKAEWTNPAQIKDQYRSASVLKSRRVVFNIKGNEYRLVVAVAYRFGALYIKFVGTHQQYDAIDADRVDRE, encoded by the coding sequence ATGAGAATTATTGCAGTCAGTCAGTTGAAGGCCTTCTGGGAGCAGTACCCGGATGCAGAGCAGCCCTTGCTGGCCTGGATCGATGAAGCAAGGAAAGCCGAGTGGACCAACCCCGCGCAGATCAAGGACCAGTACCGCAGCGCAAGCGTTCTCAAAAGCCGCAGGGTGGTCTTCAACATCAAGGGCAACGAGTATCGACTGGTCGTTGCCGTGGCCTATCGTTTCGGCGCGCTCTACATCAAGTTCGTAGGTACCCACCAGCAGTACGACGCCATTGATGCCGACCGCGTAGACAGGGAGTAA
- a CDS encoding type II toxin-antitoxin system HigA family antitoxin: MNIRPIHTDQDYRAALNSVSPLFDNEPQPGTPEGDYFDVMITLIEAYEARQFPLDLPNPIEAIKFRMEQSGLSAADLAPAIGRTNRVYEVLNGKRALTLPMIWKLHQLFGIPAESLIKPSKSS, translated from the coding sequence ATGAACATCCGCCCCATCCACACCGACCAGGACTACCGTGCCGCGCTCAATAGCGTCTCGCCCCTGTTCGACAATGAGCCGCAGCCCGGGACGCCTGAAGGCGATTACTTCGATGTGATGATCACCCTGATCGAGGCATACGAAGCCAGGCAGTTTCCCCTGGACCTGCCCAACCCGATCGAGGCGATCAAGTTCCGCATGGAGCAATCCGGCTTGTCCGCCGCCGACCTGGCGCCGGCCATCGGCCGCACCAATCGCGTCTACGAGGTGCTCAACGGCAAGCGCGCGCTGACCCTGCCGATGATCTGGAAACTGCACCAGCTGTTCGGCATCCCGGCCGAAAGCCTGATCAAGCCGAGCAAATCGTCCTGA
- a CDS encoding helix-turn-helix domain-containing protein, whose translation MPLTEEELLARDAKRNIGQELLDAIIDVKAGRQGHTHSIPITKAAEARGKTGLSQPKFAQLLGVSVRTLQEWEQGRRSPSGAARSLLHIAMLRPDVFREVLAQPL comes from the coding sequence ATGCCCCTTACTGAAGAAGAACTATTGGCACGTGATGCCAAGCGCAATATCGGCCAGGAGCTTCTGGACGCGATCATCGATGTCAAAGCCGGCCGGCAGGGCCATACCCATAGCATTCCGATCACCAAGGCCGCCGAAGCGCGGGGCAAAACCGGGTTGTCGCAACCCAAGTTTGCCCAACTGCTTGGCGTCTCGGTAAGGACCCTTCAGGAGTGGGAGCAAGGTCGGCGCTCGCCTTCCGGAGCGGCCCGTTCATTGCTGCATATCGCGATGCTCAGGCCCGATGTATTTCGTGAGGTGCTGGCACAACCTCTGTAG
- the nthB gene encoding nitrile hydratase subunit beta: MDGFHDLGGFQGFGKVPHTVNSLSYQPVFKQDWEHLAYSLMFIGADHLKKFSVDEVRHAVERLDVRQHVGTQYYERYVIATATLLVETGVITQAELDQALGSHFKLANTAHAQGRPAITGRPPFEVGDRVVVRDEHVAGHIRMPAYVRGKEGVVLHRTSEKWPFPDAIGHGDLTAAHQPTYHVEFRVKDLWGEAADDGFVVVDLFESYLDKAASSQAVNL, from the coding sequence ATGGATGGCTTTCACGATCTCGGTGGGTTTCAAGGCTTTGGCAAAGTCCCGCACACCGTCAACAGCCTCAGCTACCAGCCTGTGTTCAAGCAAGACTGGGAGCACCTGGCCTACAGCTTGATGTTTATCGGTGCCGATCACTTGAAGAAGTTCAGCGTGGACGAGGTGCGCCACGCCGTCGAACGCCTGGATGTCCGCCAACATGTCGGCACCCAGTACTACGAACGCTACGTCATCGCGACCGCCACCCTGCTGGTGGAAACGGGCGTCATCACCCAGGCGGAGCTCGATCAGGCGCTGGGCTCTCACTTCAAGCTGGCGAACACCGCGCATGCTCAGGGTCGCCCGGCGATCACCGGCCGCCCGCCCTTTGAAGTCGGCGACCGGGTTGTCGTGCGCGACGAGCATGTGGCCGGGCATATCCGCATGCCGGCCTACGTGCGCGGCAAAGAAGGCGTGGTCCTGCACCGGACCTCGGAAAAATGGCCGTTCCCGGACGCGATAGGTCATGGCGACTTGACCGCAGCCCATCAACCGACCTACCACGTCGAGTTTCGCGTGAAAGACCTGTGGGGGGAGGCCGCCGATGATGGTTTCGTGGTGGTCGACCTGTTCGAAAGCTACCTGGACAAGGCCGCCAGCTCGCAAGCGGTGAACCTATGA
- a CDS encoding polyphenol oxidase family protein, which translates to MSFQAGVLQQITGIRHEFSIVGAATPANLFFCSQVHSGEVVEASTTLPSGIIRGDAVLTHSSRPIAVVTADCLPLLISSHDGAWVAAVHGGWKGLRNGIIAHVLEHFAARGVGVPQLRVAIGPSIKPCCYEVSADFVDTLSAAHDPLWPSAQAPWSRQQPAPLLPPQIPPPQPTQADSLWFDLSRYAVYLLHAAGIQDEQIEISEQCTYCSTPTLASYRRRLHRGEAKAFQYSWIGRTAAS; encoded by the coding sequence ATGAGTTTCCAGGCAGGTGTGTTGCAGCAGATAACCGGCATCCGTCATGAGTTTTCCATCGTAGGCGCTGCCACGCCGGCCAATCTGTTCTTCTGCTCCCAGGTCCACAGCGGCGAAGTGGTGGAAGCCAGTACCACCCTGCCCAGCGGGATCATTCGTGGCGACGCGGTCCTGACCCATTCCAGCCGGCCCATCGCGGTGGTCACCGCCGATTGCCTGCCGCTGCTGATCAGCAGCCACGATGGCGCCTGGGTGGCAGCGGTGCACGGTGGCTGGAAAGGCCTGCGCAACGGGATCATCGCCCATGTGCTGGAGCACTTTGCCGCCCGCGGCGTCGGCGTGCCTCAACTGCGCGTGGCCATCGGCCCGTCGATCAAGCCTTGCTGCTATGAAGTCAGCGCCGATTTCGTCGACACCCTATCCGCCGCTCATGATCCGCTGTGGCCATCTGCGCAAGCCCCCTGGAGTCGCCAACAGCCGGCCCCGCTGCTGCCCCCGCAAATTCCCCCGCCACAGCCGACCCAGGCCGACTCCCTGTGGTTCGACCTGAGTCGCTACGCCGTGTACCTGCTGCATGCCGCCGGCATCCAGGATGAGCAGATCGAAATCAGCGAGCAGTGCACCTACTGCTCGACCCCGACCCTGGCCAGCTATCGCCGACGCTTGCATCGGGGTGAAGCCAAGGCCTTCCAGTACTCCTGGATCGGCCGGACAGCCGCTTCATGA